One window of Candidatus Nitrospira nitrificans genomic DNA carries:
- the pyrE gene encoding orotate phosphoribosyltransferase: protein MTVREQLAQAFHDTQSFKWDRDKGFKLASGEISPFYVDCRALMAHPEARRLVAQLAYEALTDIEFDCLGGLELGAIPIAMTISDFACAASRRRLWRTFVVRKQPKDHGLGKLIEGSVRPNDRALIVDDVLTSGGSLLKAMGVAREAGLRVDHALVIVDRQEQDGRARVEKEKVRLISLLTIQDLMSAMKKHEQAVEKFSR, encoded by the coding sequence GTGACGGTTCGGGAACAACTGGCGCAAGCATTTCACGATACGCAGTCGTTTAAGTGGGATCGCGACAAGGGGTTCAAACTCGCATCCGGCGAGATCAGTCCCTTTTATGTCGATTGTCGCGCGCTCATGGCGCATCCGGAAGCGCGTCGTCTGGTCGCCCAACTGGCCTATGAGGCGCTCACTGACATTGAATTCGACTGTTTGGGCGGCCTCGAACTCGGCGCGATTCCGATTGCCATGACCATTTCCGATTTTGCCTGCGCCGCTTCGCGCCGGCGTCTCTGGCGGACGTTCGTCGTTCGCAAGCAGCCCAAAGACCATGGACTGGGAAAGTTGATCGAGGGGAGCGTTCGCCCCAATGATAGAGCCTTAATCGTGGACGACGTGCTGACGAGCGGTGGGTCCTTGCTGAAAGCGATGGGAGTTGCGCGGGAGGCCGGGCTTCGTGTGGATCATGCCTTAGTGATTGTGGACCGCCAGGAGCAGGATGGCAGAGCGCGTGTGGAAAAAGAAAAAGTTCGGCTTATCAGTCTCTTAACAATTCAGGACCTCATGAGCGCGATGAAGAAGCATGAACAGGCTGTTGAAAAGTTCTCCCGCTGA
- a CDS encoding phosphodiester glycosidase family protein, which yields MKKPRWYEGAKHAVLVLFLSVVLLPGLCPAQEISWERLSDGLMVSVWKPGDACPTVPTMLVVDMDPERIRFSVHHYAQEALSEPPRIDEWQKRTGHHVLFNAGLFRENFAYLGLLYKDGRPLGSRRHTSWQGLFVAEPYVMGLKKARIFDLAAERFDEEQPRYREAAQALMLLDLTGKIRVREGGKHAYQTIVAETEAGHILLLKSLGAVRLYDIGQCFKDALPAVRQAMAMDGGSSSDVRILGSLWEKDLSVPEHASWKSLFGGSTGSHIPLPTVIGASPR from the coding sequence ATGAAGAAGCCTCGGTGGTATGAAGGAGCCAAACATGCCGTGCTCGTCCTCTTCCTGAGCGTCGTTTTACTGCCCGGTCTGTGTCCAGCCCAGGAGATCTCGTGGGAGCGCCTCTCCGACGGCCTCATGGTGTCGGTGTGGAAGCCAGGCGACGCGTGTCCAACGGTCCCGACCATGCTGGTGGTCGATATGGATCCGGAGCGGATACGATTCTCCGTTCATCATTACGCCCAAGAAGCGCTTTCAGAACCACCCAGGATCGACGAGTGGCAGAAACGAACGGGCCATCATGTGCTATTCAATGCCGGGTTGTTCCGGGAAAACTTTGCGTATCTCGGTCTTCTCTATAAGGACGGACGTCCGTTGGGAAGCCGGCGCCACACCTCATGGCAGGGATTGTTTGTCGCAGAACCGTATGTCATGGGATTGAAGAAGGCGCGGATTTTTGACCTGGCCGCAGAGCGTTTCGACGAAGAACAACCGCGCTACCGTGAGGCAGCACAGGCATTGATGTTGCTGGATCTGACCGGTAAGATCCGTGTCCGCGAGGGTGGGAAACATGCCTATCAGACAATTGTCGCTGAAACGGAAGCCGGACACATCCTTCTCTTGAAGAGTCTCGGAGCCGTTCGCTTATACGATATCGGGCAGTGTTTCAAAGATGCGCTTCCTGCTGTGCGCCAAGCAATGGCCATGGACGGTGGGTCGTCCTCGGACGTCCGAATTTTGGGATCGTTGTGGGAAAAAGATCTATCGGTGCCGGAACATGCCTCCTGGAAGAGTTTGTTCGGGGGAAGCACGGGGAGTCATATCCCGTTGCCTACCGTGATCGGGGCCAGCCCTAGGTAA
- a CDS encoding hybrid sensor histidine kinase/response regulator — MTTALRVLHLETNPQDADRIEALLVEGGLSCVIRRVDTRDTFIAALNDGQVDLILAEFFLHGFEEGGALAVAQQAAPDVPFIFISAAHAETRCIEHMHGGATDCISKERLGRLVPSVRRVLHEREARAARKQAEDARLQSEMQLRQLQKLEAVGRLAGGLAHDFNNLLMVIMGQSQVLLSEMGSDHPLRNRVEEMQKAGERARVLIRQLLTFSKKQPSGSKVLSLNAILRNCESMLRRLIGADIQLALRLSVDDLRIKADPTFVEQIVMNLVVNARDAMPTGGKLTIETALGDLDHVPKYHVNPIPPGEYVKMSVSDTGCGMSPEVQAQIFTPFFTTKEEGKGTGLGLSTVLGIITQNGGGLDVISAIGVGTRFDVYLPRAISEIEMPADENVQAQSVEGHETILLVEDEEEVRVLIRDELRKLGYRIVEARNGIEACLVATPHIGKLKLLLTDIVMPGMSGTELARHLRVIKPELKLLFISGYTDDVGIGAGDPASAFLQKPFTPEALASSVRELLDMKPTTRARGGHQPEANEPSRSVTRS, encoded by the coding sequence ATGACGACTGCGCTGAGAGTCTTGCATCTGGAGACGAACCCACAAGATGCCGATCGCATCGAGGCCCTGTTGGTCGAGGGAGGGCTGTCGTGTGTGATACGACGGGTGGACACTCGCGACACCTTTATTGCCGCTCTGAACGATGGTCAGGTGGACCTCATCTTGGCCGAATTCTTCCTTCATGGGTTTGAGGAGGGGGGCGCTCTCGCGGTGGCTCAACAGGCGGCTCCTGACGTGCCGTTTATCTTTATCTCGGCGGCACATGCTGAGACGCGGTGTATCGAGCACATGCATGGCGGCGCAACGGATTGCATTTCCAAAGAAAGATTAGGTCGACTTGTTCCATCGGTACGCCGCGTGCTGCATGAGCGAGAAGCACGAGCGGCACGAAAGCAGGCAGAGGATGCGCGGCTACAAAGCGAGATGCAACTTCGGCAGCTCCAGAAACTCGAGGCCGTCGGTCGTTTGGCGGGCGGCCTGGCACACGATTTCAACAATCTGCTGATGGTCATCATGGGACAGAGTCAGGTTCTGCTCAGCGAAATGGGTTCGGATCATCCCCTGAGAAATAGGGTGGAAGAGATGCAGAAGGCGGGTGAGCGCGCGAGGGTGCTCATTCGCCAGTTGCTCACCTTCAGCAAGAAGCAGCCTTCCGGATCGAAGGTCCTGAGCTTGAACGCCATCCTCCGTAACTGCGAGAGCATGCTTCGGAGGTTGATCGGAGCGGATATTCAGCTGGCGCTGAGGCTGAGCGTGGACGATCTCAGGATCAAAGCCGACCCTACCTTTGTCGAGCAGATTGTGATGAATCTGGTGGTCAACGCGCGAGATGCGATGCCGACCGGCGGCAAGCTGACGATTGAGACCGCGTTGGGCGATCTCGACCATGTGCCCAAATATCATGTCAATCCGATCCCGCCGGGAGAGTACGTGAAGATGTCAGTATCCGACACCGGGTGCGGAATGTCTCCCGAGGTACAGGCGCAGATCTTCACGCCATTCTTTACGACCAAGGAGGAAGGGAAAGGAACCGGACTCGGGCTATCGACCGTGTTGGGTATCATTACCCAAAATGGCGGAGGATTGGATGTGATCAGCGCGATAGGAGTGGGGACGCGCTTTGATGTGTACCTCCCGCGCGCGATCAGCGAGATTGAGATGCCGGCAGACGAGAACGTACAGGCGCAGTCGGTCGAGGGTCATGAAACCATTCTCCTTGTTGAGGACGAGGAAGAGGTTCGTGTGCTCATTCGGGATGAACTTCGTAAGCTGGGCTATCGCATCGTCGAAGCAAGAAACGGCATAGAGGCCTGTCTGGTGGCCACTCCGCATATTGGGAAGCTCAAACTATTGCTCACGGATATCGTGATGCCGGGGATGAGCGGGACCGAGCTGGCGCGGCATCTTCGCGTGATTAAACCGGAATTGAAGCTTCTTTTCATATCTGGGTATACGGATGATGTCGGTATCGGAGCCGGCGACCCGGCGAGTGCCTTTCTGCAGAAGCCGTTTACGCCGGAAGCGTTGGCAAGTTCCGTACGCGAACTGCTGGATATGAAACCGACCACGCGGGCAAGGGGCGGTCACCAACCGGAGGCAAATGAGCCGTCACGGAGCGTCACGCGATCCTGA
- a CDS encoding response regulator, which yields MTAAKPILLAEDNPRDAELALAAMEAEHISDKVVLCHDGAEVLDYLYYRGQFKSRLKGNPAVVFLDLKMPKVNGLEVLRAIKADVDLRPIPVVMLTSSREERDLSESYALGANAYVVKPVEFHKFLSAVKELGTFWGVINEPPPEKCRSTD from the coding sequence ATGACTGCGGCCAAACCGATCCTCCTCGCAGAGGATAACCCGAGAGACGCCGAGCTGGCTTTAGCTGCGATGGAGGCAGAGCATATTTCCGACAAAGTCGTGCTGTGCCATGACGGTGCCGAGGTGTTGGACTACTTGTATTATCGCGGGCAATTCAAGTCACGGCTGAAAGGGAATCCAGCCGTTGTGTTTCTTGACCTCAAAATGCCGAAAGTAAACGGCCTGGAGGTCTTGCGTGCCATCAAGGCGGACGTCGACCTTCGTCCGATTCCTGTGGTGATGCTGACCTCTTCGCGAGAGGAACGCGACCTGTCGGAGAGCTATGCCTTAGGGGCTAACGCTTACGTCGTCAAGCCCGTGGAGTTTCACAAGTTCTTGTCCGCGGTCAAAGAGCTGGGAACATTCTGGGGTGTCATCAATGAACCCCCTCCTGAAAAGTGCCGTTCCACCGACTGA
- a CDS encoding sensor histidine kinase yields MSAISYHNMNILLTNRELDGHGQELIQLLNNIDVAMSEAEDTHRRYLVTGEASYLEAYKKVVKQEPTLTAYLTDLIRESPEQQQRVVLLDRMMDRQLNAESKATAQFQEGGFRAVKKIAFEGAGKRELGVIHHIIAEMDLHERQAIGRRVVESSAGTKTTIVLLGIGALLQLVLLAWVYYLIRHDITERRRVAGELQRRGELLEAANKELEAFSYSVSHDLRAPLRHIDGYAALLGKAVEQSLSDKAARYLQMISDSAKQMGELIDDLLVFSRMGRQEMLHTAVNLDQLITNILSDLRLDLQGREISWTIAALPEVQGDPAMLRQVFMNLIANAVKFTSTRPIATIEIGVEHPSSTEIVLFVRDNGVGFDMQYAPKLFGVFQRLHRADEFEGTGIGLANVRRIVHRHGGRTWAESVPDKGATFYVLLPRRRRDS; encoded by the coding sequence GTGAGCGCAATATCGTATCACAATATGAACATCCTCCTTACGAACAGGGAATTGGATGGCCACGGTCAGGAGCTCATTCAACTCCTCAATAATATCGATGTGGCGATGAGCGAAGCCGAAGATACACATCGTCGTTATTTGGTGACGGGAGAGGCGTCGTATCTGGAAGCTTACAAGAAGGTTGTGAAGCAAGAGCCGACACTCACCGCATATCTCACGGACTTGATCCGTGAATCACCGGAGCAGCAACAACGGGTCGTGCTCCTCGATAGGATGATGGACCGGCAACTGAACGCGGAATCAAAAGCGACAGCCCAATTTCAAGAGGGCGGCTTCCGAGCCGTCAAGAAAATAGCTTTTGAAGGGGCCGGAAAACGTGAGCTTGGCGTGATTCATCACATTATTGCGGAAATGGACTTGCATGAGCGACAGGCAATAGGGCGGCGTGTCGTGGAATCTTCAGCCGGGACCAAGACCACCATCGTGCTTCTCGGCATCGGTGCATTGCTGCAACTGGTTTTGCTGGCATGGGTGTACTATCTCATTCGTCATGACATCACGGAACGGCGACGTGTGGCAGGAGAGCTACAACGGCGAGGAGAACTCTTGGAGGCGGCAAATAAGGAGCTGGAAGCGTTCAGTTATTCCGTTTCCCACGACCTCCGAGCCCCGCTGCGACACATCGACGGCTACGCCGCGCTCTTAGGAAAAGCGGTGGAACAGTCTCTGAGCGACAAGGCTGCTCGATATTTGCAGATGATCTCCGATTCCGCCAAACAGATGGGAGAGCTGATCGACGACTTGTTGGTATTTTCTCGCATGGGGCGGCAAGAAATGCTTCATACCGCCGTCAATCTGGATCAGTTGATCACGAACATCCTTTCCGATCTCCGCTTGGACTTGCAAGGACGAGAGATATCATGGACAATCGCTGCACTGCCTGAAGTACAGGGTGATCCGGCCATGCTCCGACAGGTGTTTATGAACTTGATCGCCAATGCCGTGAAGTTTACGAGCACCAGGCCGATCGCCACGATTGAGATTGGTGTCGAGCACCCCAGCTCGACGGAGATCGTTCTTTTCGTCCGCGACAATGGCGTGGGATTCGACATGCAATATGCCCCCAAACTATTCGGAGTGTTTCAGAGACTGCACCGAGCCGACGAGTTTGAAGGCACCGGCATCGGCCTCGCCAACGTTCGTCGGATCGTTCATCGCCATGGGGGACGGACCTGGGCCGAAAGTGTGCCGGACAAGGGAGCGACGTTCTACGTCCTGCTTCCACGAAGGAGGCGAGACTCATGA
- a CDS encoding NADH-quinone oxidoreductase subunit N yields MTFSLNMSFSDLLLLLPEIFLTCWLCVVLIVDFSLPRIPKERLAYLSVAGLAGTLGCLAWFDMNHISGTLFSNMFVLDRMAIFFKVLILGATILVILASIEYVNRFTLFRGEYYCLVVMSALGMMFMASANDLLSVFVSLEFATLGFYILVSYLRDDLASNEGGLKFFILGVLAAGLLAYGISLVYGETGKLVFSDMTSAQPTPGLIIGFLLIFAALGFKVGAVPFHSWIPDTYHGAPTPVTTFLSIAPKAAAFAILLRIVLVALGTFKPLWVVLLVAVSILSMTYANIVAIAQRNIKRLLAYSGIAQVGNVLIGLAAGTKMGTDAILFYLLAYLFANIGAFAVVIAVSQAIGTDEISDYRGLSRRSPFLAFAMLLFLLSLAGVPPLAGFIGKLYIFVAAIKEGLYTLIAVGLINIVISMYYYLIVVKQMYINEPIDSSPIAISGPMKAVIYVGLAGTLVIGIYPQPFTDWVVSATLMFSTFGGSSVTITPPGSSLGG; encoded by the coding sequence ATGACGTTCTCGCTGAATATGAGCTTTTCCGATCTTCTACTGTTATTGCCGGAGATCTTTCTGACTTGCTGGCTCTGTGTGGTGCTCATCGTTGATTTCTCCCTTCCGCGCATCCCGAAAGAGCGATTGGCCTATCTCAGCGTCGCAGGTCTTGCCGGCACCCTTGGCTGCTTGGCATGGTTTGATATGAACCATATTTCAGGCACGCTGTTCAGCAACATGTTCGTGCTGGATCGCATGGCGATTTTTTTCAAAGTCCTTATTCTCGGAGCCACGATACTCGTCATCCTTGCGTCGATCGAGTACGTCAATCGCTTCACGCTTTTTAGGGGGGAATATTATTGCCTCGTCGTCATGTCGGCACTGGGCATGATGTTCATGGCGTCCGCCAATGACCTGCTGTCTGTCTTCGTCAGTCTGGAGTTTGCAACGCTCGGGTTCTACATTCTGGTCTCGTATCTGCGTGATGATTTGGCTTCGAACGAAGGAGGGCTCAAGTTTTTTATCCTGGGCGTCCTTGCCGCTGGTTTGCTTGCCTACGGGATCAGCCTCGTCTACGGTGAAACCGGCAAGCTCGTGTTCTCGGACATGACATCCGCTCAGCCGACGCCGGGCTTGATCATTGGGTTTCTGCTGATTTTTGCCGCCCTGGGATTCAAGGTCGGTGCCGTTCCATTCCACTCATGGATTCCCGATACTTACCATGGAGCTCCGACTCCCGTAACGACCTTTTTGTCGATTGCCCCAAAGGCGGCAGCTTTTGCGATCTTGCTCCGCATCGTCCTGGTCGCCTTGGGAACATTCAAGCCGTTATGGGTGGTTCTCTTAGTGGCGGTGTCCATCCTCTCGATGACCTACGCCAATATCGTGGCCATTGCGCAGCGCAACATTAAGCGGCTGCTGGCCTATTCCGGTATCGCTCAAGTGGGGAATGTCTTGATCGGCCTTGCGGCAGGCACCAAAATGGGAACCGATGCCATTTTGTTTTATCTTCTCGCGTATTTGTTTGCGAATATCGGGGCCTTTGCGGTCGTGATTGCGGTCAGCCAAGCGATCGGAACGGATGAAATCTCGGATTACCGAGGCCTCAGCCGACGGTCGCCGTTTCTGGCGTTTGCGATGTTGCTGTTTCTCCTGTCGCTCGCTGGAGTGCCGCCTCTCGCCGGGTTTATCGGCAAACTCTACATTTTCGTGGCGGCCATCAAAGAAGGCCTCTATACATTGATCGCGGTTGGTCTGATCAACATCGTGATCTCGATGTACTATTACCTCATCGTCGTGAAACAGATGTATATCAATGAGCCGATCGATTCTTCTCCGATCGCCATTTCCGGCCCGATGAAGGCGGTGATCTATGTCGGGTTAGCCGGGACGTTGGTGATCGGCATTTATCCGCAACCGTTCACGGACTGGGTCGTCTCCGCGACTCTCATGTTCTCCACTTTTGGCGGCTCTTCGGTGACGATCACTCCTCCGGGCTCCTCGCTGGGCGGGTAG
- a CDS encoding complex I subunit 4 family protein, with protein sequence MGEYALLYILFAPFAGALALIFISNRQPLLVRSVAACAAFVSLLASIYLFYAYDPVKGGFQFVQKYEWSKQLGISLHLGVDGIGTPLVLASSILLFAGIFVSWHIKDRAKEFYIWLLILAAATIGVFMSLDLFFLYFFYEMSVIPMYLLLGMWGSHTKKYLEMTDSEGMKLRDSVGFILNFGSNSKEYAAMKLVLFLSAFAVVALMGILLIYKYSGLNTFDILVLREQANFMNIPVLGTTLDKIIWVLVFFGFASIAPLWPLHSWSPVGHAAAPAATSMLHAGVLMKLGHFSIIRVAFEILPETTRELMPIAAVLCMFSIIYGGFVAFYAKDTKYVIGYSSSSHMGYVFLGMAALNYISLSGAVIYMFAHAMATGMLFAMAGWVYDQTHTRDIPSLGGLSNKMPFISVCFVVGCMASIGMPGTVNFIAEIMIIVGSWDKYPLQVIVAMLGIVLTLAYLFKMMRGLFYGPMNQKYSHAHDAISTVDRLPLLIMISISIGFGIFPMHLYDVVRSGVDPLVARITRVVPIASEERETLNVKRDAMSAEPSLPPLVANSPVFPTHNPSRGQK encoded by the coding sequence ATGGGAGAATACGCACTGCTCTATATCCTCTTTGCGCCGTTCGCCGGCGCCCTCGCATTGATTTTTATTTCCAATCGGCAACCTCTGCTCGTTCGAAGCGTCGCGGCGTGCGCCGCGTTTGTGTCGCTGCTTGCGTCCATCTATCTCTTTTATGCGTATGATCCGGTGAAGGGTGGGTTTCAGTTCGTCCAGAAATATGAATGGTCGAAACAGCTCGGTATTTCACTGCATCTTGGTGTGGACGGGATCGGCACACCTCTCGTCCTGGCCTCATCGATTTTGCTGTTTGCCGGAATTTTCGTGTCGTGGCATATCAAGGATCGCGCGAAGGAGTTTTACATCTGGCTCCTGATCTTGGCTGCGGCCACGATCGGTGTGTTCATGTCCCTCGACCTGTTTTTCCTCTATTTCTTTTACGAGATGTCGGTCATTCCGATGTATTTGTTGTTGGGGATGTGGGGGAGCCACACCAAGAAGTATTTGGAGATGACCGATTCCGAAGGCATGAAGCTGCGGGACTCAGTCGGGTTTATCCTCAATTTCGGATCGAACAGCAAAGAATATGCGGCGATGAAACTGGTGCTCTTTCTGTCGGCGTTTGCCGTCGTTGCGCTGATGGGCATCTTACTCATCTATAAATATTCCGGTCTGAACACCTTCGATATTCTGGTGCTCCGCGAGCAGGCCAACTTCATGAATATTCCGGTGCTCGGCACGACGTTGGACAAGATCATCTGGGTGTTGGTGTTTTTCGGGTTTGCCTCGATCGCTCCACTGTGGCCGTTGCACTCATGGTCTCCGGTCGGCCATGCGGCTGCGCCGGCCGCAACCAGCATGCTTCATGCGGGCGTGTTGATGAAGCTCGGACACTTTTCGATTATTCGCGTGGCCTTCGAAATTCTTCCGGAAACGACCAGAGAACTGATGCCGATCGCCGCTGTTCTCTGCATGTTCAGTATTATCTATGGTGGTTTTGTCGCCTTTTACGCCAAGGACACCAAATACGTGATCGGTTATTCCAGTTCCAGCCACATGGGCTATGTCTTCTTGGGAATGGCCGCGCTGAATTACATCAGCTTGAGCGGGGCCGTGATCTACATGTTCGCCCACGCGATGGCGACCGGCATGCTCTTCGCGATGGCCGGGTGGGTCTATGATCAGACCCATACGCGTGACATCCCCTCGTTGGGCGGTCTTTCGAACAAGATGCCGTTTATCTCGGTGTGTTTTGTCGTAGGGTGTATGGCGTCGATCGGGATGCCCGGCACGGTGAATTTCATTGCCGAGATCATGATCATTGTCGGAAGTTGGGACAAGTACCCGCTCCAAGTCATCGTGGCCATGTTAGGGATCGTATTGACCTTGGCCTACCTGTTTAAAATGATGCGAGGTCTTTTCTACGGTCCGATGAACCAAAAGTACAGTCATGCGCACGATGCGATCTCTACGGTCGATCGCCTCCCGCTGTTGATCATGATCTCGATCAGCATCGGATTCGGGATTTTTCCGATGCATTTGTATGATGTCGTTCGGTCCGGAGTCGATCCGTTAGTCGCGCGGATTACGCGCGTGGTTCCCATCGCCTCGGAAGAGCGTGAAACGTTAAACGTGAAACGTGATGCGATGTCGGCTGAGCCGTCTCTGCCCCCGCTGGTTGCGAACAGCCCCGTCTTCCCCACCCATAATCCCTCACGGGGTCAGAAATGA
- a CDS encoding complex I subunit 4 family protein, producing the protein MLEELTAGFPILSCILFLPVVGAAVLWLFDDEDLVRTSALTIALVELALSVFVLLRFVPESAAMQFTERVQWIPALGISYHLAVDGISVLFVGLTAFLTVLVVVYSWDTIRHQVKLYMMCLLALETTTMGVFVSLDLILFFVFWELMLIPSYFLIKLWGGGAERHYAALKFVLYTLLGSVFMLVGIALLNINYHQWALLHHTDQTYSFDLLDLLTVPIPVSQQLVIFWLMFLGFAFKAPVFPFHTWLPDALLEGPIGMAVVLAGLKLGTFGFMRFSIPLLPDASKSETVVMVVVVLGLCAILYGAWMALVQADFRRLLAYSSVSHLGFVVVGLFALNYQGLQGSLLTMINLGFSTAGLFFIAGFLYSRQQTTQLSAFGGMAKQVPLLATFFLIIGLASIGLPGTNGFVGEFLILLGAFKAKWWIGAIAVLGVIFGAAYFLWYYERSMLGPLGAAVKGTMSDLQPREKIIAVSLSVMILWIGLYPSPFLRIMNGSIQALVDRVQQETNVSLQDNRTGRGY; encoded by the coding sequence ATGCTCGAAGAACTCACAGCCGGATTCCCGATTCTCTCCTGTATTCTCTTCCTCCCGGTTGTCGGAGCGGCCGTGCTCTGGCTGTTCGACGACGAGGACCTGGTGCGGACCTCAGCTCTCACGATTGCGCTCGTGGAACTTGCGCTCTCCGTATTTGTCCTGCTGCGTTTCGTGCCGGAATCGGCCGCCATGCAGTTTACAGAACGTGTTCAATGGATTCCGGCCTTAGGCATCAGCTATCACCTGGCAGTCGATGGAATCAGCGTATTGTTCGTCGGGCTCACGGCCTTTCTGACGGTCTTGGTGGTGGTGTACTCATGGGATACGATCCGACATCAAGTCAAACTGTACATGATGTGTCTGTTAGCGCTCGAGACGACGACGATGGGCGTGTTCGTCTCGCTAGATTTGATTCTGTTCTTCGTGTTCTGGGAACTCATGCTGATTCCCAGCTACTTTTTGATCAAGCTGTGGGGGGGAGGAGCGGAGCGTCACTATGCCGCGTTGAAGTTCGTCCTGTATACGCTCTTGGGCAGCGTATTCATGCTGGTCGGCATCGCCTTGTTGAATATCAATTATCATCAGTGGGCGTTGCTGCATCACACGGATCAGACCTATTCGTTTGACCTCCTCGATCTCCTGACGGTGCCGATTCCGGTCTCTCAGCAACTCGTCATCTTTTGGCTGATGTTCTTGGGATTTGCGTTCAAAGCGCCCGTGTTTCCCTTTCACACATGGCTGCCCGATGCGCTCTTGGAGGGCCCGATCGGGATGGCGGTGGTCTTGGCGGGCTTGAAATTGGGCACGTTCGGTTTCATGCGCTTCAGCATTCCACTGCTCCCGGATGCGTCAAAAAGCGAGACGGTCGTGATGGTCGTGGTCGTGCTCGGTCTCTGCGCAATTCTCTATGGAGCGTGGATGGCTTTGGTTCAAGCCGATTTTCGACGCTTGCTCGCCTACAGCAGCGTCAGTCATCTTGGCTTCGTCGTCGTGGGATTGTTCGCCTTGAACTATCAAGGTTTGCAGGGCAGCTTGCTCACGATGATCAATCTGGGCTTCAGCACGGCGGGGCTCTTCTTTATCGCCGGGTTTCTCTACTCTCGGCAGCAAACGACCCAGCTATCGGCGTTCGGTGGAATGGCGAAACAAGTGCCTCTGCTGGCGACCTTCTTTCTCATTATCGGGCTGGCGTCGATCGGACTTCCCGGCACCAACGGTTTTGTCGGCGAGTTCCTTATTTTGTTGGGGGCGTTTAAGGCCAAATGGTGGATCGGTGCCATTGCCGTTCTGGGCGTCATTTTCGGCGCCGCCTATTTTCTGTGGTACTACGAACGTTCGATGCTTGGACCGTTGGGTGCCGCGGTGAAGGGGACCATGAGCGATCTGCAACCGCGCGAGAAGATCATTGCGGTGTCCCTGTCCGTCATGATTCTTTGGATCGGGCTGTATCCGTCGCCGTTCTTGCGAATCATGAATGGATCAATCCAAGCACTTGTTGATCGAGTCCAACAGGAGACGAACGTGTCGCTGCAAGACAACCGAACCGGAAGAGGGTATTAG